In Ilumatobacter fluminis, the following proteins share a genomic window:
- the tyrS gene encoding tyrosine--tRNA ligase: MDLIADLDARGLIHDSTDREFLSSRLDERSIGVYVGFDPTADSLHVGHLMGQLGLRRFQLAGHKPFPLAGGATGMIGDPSGKSEERNLLTRDELQHNVASIKRQLERILDFEPGPYQATLVDNADWTAGTSMLDFLRDVGKHITVNQMMAKESVKNRLASEVGISYTEFSYMLLQANDFRQLYADHGVELQMGGSDQWGNITAGIDLIRKTAGGVAHGLTWPLLLKSDGTKFGKTADGAVWLDPDKTSPYQFRQFWLQASDDAIVDYLLRFSTRPLDEVRATIAEHEEAPHQRIAQRSLARELTGLVHGADAAAAADEAADVLFGGDPTAASEAALLAVEREVPSSALSADRLDDVAEVLVETGLAKSKGDARRTLEGNGFRCNGATLSADSDLADAPRLHGRFLLLQRGKKSHHLLTVSG; this comes from the coding sequence ATGGACCTCATTGCCGACCTCGACGCGCGTGGCCTGATCCACGACTCCACCGACCGCGAGTTCCTGAGCTCGCGACTCGACGAGCGTTCGATCGGGGTCTATGTGGGGTTCGACCCGACCGCCGACTCGCTCCACGTCGGGCACCTCATGGGGCAGCTCGGTCTGCGTCGTTTCCAGCTGGCCGGCCACAAGCCGTTCCCGCTCGCGGGTGGAGCCACCGGCATGATCGGCGATCCGAGCGGCAAGTCGGAGGAGCGGAACCTGCTCACCCGTGACGAGTTGCAACACAACGTCGCCAGCATCAAGCGGCAGCTCGAGCGGATCCTCGACTTCGAGCCGGGTCCGTACCAGGCGACCCTGGTCGACAACGCCGACTGGACGGCCGGCACCAGCATGCTCGACTTCCTCCGAGACGTGGGCAAGCACATCACGGTGAACCAGATGATGGCGAAGGAGTCCGTGAAGAACCGGCTCGCCAGCGAGGTCGGCATCTCCTACACCGAGTTCAGCTACATGCTGCTCCAGGCGAACGACTTCCGGCAGCTCTACGCCGACCACGGTGTCGAGCTCCAGATGGGCGGGTCCGACCAGTGGGGCAACATCACCGCCGGGATCGACCTCATCCGCAAGACGGCGGGTGGCGTCGCGCACGGTCTCACCTGGCCCTTGCTCCTCAAGAGCGACGGCACGAAGTTCGGCAAGACGGCCGACGGTGCCGTCTGGCTCGATCCCGACAAGACGAGCCCGTACCAGTTCCGACAGTTCTGGCTCCAGGCGTCCGACGACGCGATCGTCGACTATCTCCTGCGCTTCTCCACCCGACCGCTCGACGAGGTCCGGGCGACGATCGCCGAGCACGAGGAGGCGCCCCACCAGCGAATCGCCCAACGATCGCTCGCACGCGAACTGACGGGCCTGGTGCACGGCGCCGACGCTGCGGCCGCCGCCGACGAGGCGGCCGACGTGTTGTTCGGGGGCGACCCGACCGCGGCGAGCGAGGCAGCGCTCCTCGCCGTCGAGCGGGAGGTGCCCTCGTCGGCGCTGTCGGCCGATCGGCTCGACGACGTCGCCGAGGTGCTGGTCGAGACCGGGCTGGCGAAGTCGAAGGGCGACGCCCGACGCACGCTCGAGGGGAACGGGTTCCGATGCAACGGCGCAACGCTGTCGGCCGACTCCGATCTCGCTGACGCACCGCGTTTGCACGGACGTTTCCTGCTCCTGCAGCGCGGGAAGAAGTCCCACCACCTCCTGACCGTGTCGGGCTGA
- a CDS encoding DNA-3-methyladenine glycosylase has protein sequence MPRRRVPRALLDGDAPDVAPQLLNKLLVSGECVGRITEVEAYREDDPASHTYRGETPRNAVMFGRPGHLYVYFTYGMHYCANVVTGPEGHGAAILLRAVEPVAGVDLMRERRQGRAALADGPAKLCQAFAIGPEHNGVDVCWGSGIGLFDDGVPPPARPVVGPRVGISKAVDVPWRFRTPSRSSA, from the coding sequence ATGCCACGACGGCGGGTGCCGAGGGCCCTGCTCGACGGCGACGCGCCCGACGTCGCACCACAACTGCTCAACAAGCTGCTCGTGTCCGGCGAGTGCGTCGGACGCATCACCGAGGTGGAGGCCTACCGGGAGGACGACCCGGCGAGCCACACCTACCGGGGTGAGACGCCACGCAACGCCGTCATGTTCGGCCGGCCCGGACACCTGTACGTGTACTTCACGTACGGCATGCACTACTGCGCGAACGTCGTCACGGGCCCGGAAGGACACGGCGCAGCCATCCTCCTGCGGGCCGTCGAACCGGTGGCAGGCGTCGACCTGATGCGCGAACGGCGTCAGGGCCGCGCCGCGCTCGCCGACGGGCCGGCCAAGCTGTGCCAGGCGTTCGCGATCGGGCCCGAGCACAACGGCGTCGACGTCTGTTGGGGGAGCGGAATCGGCCTGTTCGACGACGGAGTCCCGCCGCCCGCTCGACCCGTCGTCGGTCCGAGAGTCGGCATCTCCAAGGCCGTCGACGTGCCCTGGCGCTTCCGAACCCCGTCACGATCGAGCGCATGA
- the argH gene encoding argininosuccinate lyase, whose translation MSDENTGSTLWHGRFEGGPDEALMAYNASLSYDQRMWRDDIAGSRAHVRGLARVGLLDQSECDSVLVALDTVEAEMAQGRFEYLPSDEDIHTAVERRVTELAGAAGAKLHTGRSRNDQVATDLRLWCKRELTEVARGLFDLQHVLLTRALEADGAYLPGYTHLQRAQPVLLAHHLLAHGWALGRDVDRLLATVDRLDVSPLGAGALAGTSLPIDPAGNAADLGFSRAFENSLDAVSDRDFVAEALFDLALVGVHLSRMGEEWVLWTSEEFGFAVLDDAFATGSSMLPQKKNPDIAELARGKAGRLIGNLTALLATLKGLPLAYNKDLQEDKEGLFDSVDQVNLAVAALTGMIATATFVPEKMQAAADAETTAATDLAEFLVRAGVPFRDAHAIVGQHVRAALAGQGSLADLVAADERLGPDAAALVRPGVGVEMRSSPGAAGPKALDAQIDLYRAMLDRERAEFTD comes from the coding sequence ATGAGCGACGAGAACACCGGATCCACCCTCTGGCACGGCCGATTCGAAGGCGGTCCCGACGAGGCCCTGATGGCCTACAACGCCAGCCTCTCGTACGACCAGCGCATGTGGCGAGACGACATCGCCGGTTCCCGCGCCCACGTGCGCGGCCTCGCCCGGGTCGGGCTGCTCGATCAGTCCGAGTGCGACAGCGTGCTCGTCGCGCTCGACACGGTCGAGGCCGAGATGGCGCAGGGACGCTTCGAGTACCTGCCGTCTGACGAGGACATCCACACCGCCGTCGAGCGGCGCGTCACCGAACTCGCCGGAGCGGCCGGTGCCAAACTGCACACGGGGCGCAGCCGCAACGACCAGGTCGCCACCGATCTGCGGCTCTGGTGCAAGCGCGAACTCACCGAGGTCGCCCGTGGCCTGTTCGACCTGCAGCACGTGCTCCTCACCCGCGCCCTCGAAGCCGACGGTGCCTACCTGCCGGGCTACACCCACCTCCAGCGGGCGCAGCCGGTGCTGCTGGCGCACCACCTGCTCGCCCACGGCTGGGCGCTCGGCCGAGACGTCGACCGGCTCCTCGCCACCGTCGACCGGCTCGACGTGTCGCCACTCGGCGCCGGCGCGCTGGCCGGCACGTCGCTCCCGATCGACCCGGCCGGCAACGCCGCCGACCTCGGGTTCTCCCGGGCGTTCGAGAACTCGCTCGACGCCGTCAGCGACCGCGATTTCGTCGCCGAGGCGTTGTTCGACCTCGCCCTCGTCGGCGTGCACCTGAGCCGGATGGGGGAGGAGTGGGTGCTCTGGACCAGCGAGGAGTTCGGGTTCGCCGTCCTCGACGATGCGTTCGCGACCGGTTCGTCGATGCTGCCGCAGAAGAAGAATCCCGACATCGCCGAACTCGCCCGCGGGAAGGCGGGGCGACTGATCGGCAATCTCACGGCGCTGTTGGCGACCCTCAAGGGCCTCCCGTTGGCGTACAACAAGGATCTCCAGGAGGACAAGGAGGGCCTGTTCGACTCGGTCGATCAGGTGAATCTGGCGGTCGCGGCGCTGACCGGCATGATCGCAACCGCCACGTTCGTCCCCGAGAAGATGCAGGCCGCCGCCGACGCCGAGACGACGGCCGCCACCGACCTCGCCGAGTTCCTGGTGCGGGCCGGTGTGCCGTTCCGCGACGCCCACGCGATCGTCGGCCAACACGTGCGTGCCGCCCTCGCCGGCCAGGGGTCGCTGGCCGACCTCGTCGCCGCCGACGAGCGGCTCGGACCCGACGCCGCGGCGCTCGTCCGCCCCGGTGTCGGGGTCGAGATGCGTTCGTCGCCGGGTGCCGCCGGGCCCAAGGCGCTCGACGCCCAGATCGACCTCTATCGGGCGATGCTCGACCGCGAACGCGCCGAGTTCACCGACTGA